The Metabacillus litoralis genome contains a region encoding:
- the whiA gene encoding DNA-binding protein WhiA, with protein MSFASETKKELTNLELKPCCLRAELSALIRMNGSLSFSNKMLVLDIQTENAAIARRIYTLLKKQYQVSVELLVRKKMRLKKNNVYIVRLVDEAKSILEDLNILDEGFTFYHSISENLVKKKCCKRSYIRGAFLAGGSVNNPETSSYHLEIFSLYKEHNDSLCELMNTFDLNSKTLERKKGFITYLKEAEKITEFLNVIGAHQALLRFEDVRIVRDMRNSVNRLVNCETANLNKTIGAALRQVENIRFIDDKIGLDALPDKLREIAKLRVEYQDVTLKELGEMVSSGTISKSGINHRLRKLDQIAEQLRTGQPLSLK; from the coding sequence TTGTCATTTGCATCTGAAACGAAAAAAGAATTAACGAATTTAGAACTAAAACCGTGCTGCTTACGAGCTGAGTTATCAGCTTTAATTCGTATGAATGGATCACTGTCATTTTCAAACAAAATGCTGGTTTTAGATATTCAAACAGAGAATGCAGCGATTGCCAGAAGAATTTATACTTTGTTAAAAAAGCAATATCAAGTATCAGTAGAGCTGCTTGTTCGAAAGAAAATGCGTTTGAAAAAAAACAATGTTTATATCGTAAGACTTGTTGATGAAGCCAAGTCGATACTAGAGGATCTGAATATTTTAGATGAAGGGTTTACCTTCTATCATAGTATTTCTGAAAATCTTGTGAAAAAGAAATGTTGCAAACGCTCTTATATAAGAGGCGCATTTCTTGCTGGAGGCTCCGTTAATAACCCGGAAACCTCATCCTATCACCTTGAAATTTTCTCACTATATAAAGAGCATAACGATTCTCTTTGTGAGTTAATGAATACATTTGATTTGAATAGCAAAACGTTAGAGCGTAAAAAAGGCTTTATCACGTATTTAAAAGAAGCAGAAAAAATCACAGAGTTTTTAAATGTCATTGGTGCCCATCAAGCGCTACTTCGATTTGAGGATGTTCGCATTGTTCGTGACATGAGAAATTCAGTGAATCGTTTGGTGAACTGTGAAACAGCCAATCTTAACAAAACAATTGGTGCCGCACTAAGACAGGTAGAGAATATTCGCTTTATTGATGATAAAATAGGCTTAGATGCTTTACCGGATAAACTAAGAGAAATCGCCAAGCTAAGAGTCGAATATCAAGATGTCACGTTAAAAGAGCTAGGTGAAATGGTATCAAGTGGTACCATCAGCAAATCGGGTATCAATCATCGACTACGTAAGCTAGATCAAATAGCTGAGCAATTAAGAACTGGTCAACCGTTATCATTAAAATAA
- a CDS encoding DUF2269 family protein — MTFYTILLLIHLVAAVVGLGATFGMPVLMSNVKTVSQAQFAHKVSKGIEKFAKVGSITLLLTGIIMAIINPYLFKEVWYIASLVIYVAVQPITAGILPKKEKLQLKSLESHEGEELPEEYKKLAKQVIPFNNVLHASAVILIVLMTVKPF, encoded by the coding sequence ATGACTTTTTACACAATTTTATTACTTATCCATCTTGTTGCGGCTGTTGTTGGGCTTGGGGCTACATTTGGAATGCCAGTATTAATGAGTAATGTAAAAACTGTATCACAAGCTCAGTTTGCTCATAAGGTTTCTAAAGGCATTGAAAAGTTCGCAAAAGTGGGAAGCATCACATTATTACTTACAGGTATTATTATGGCTATTATCAATCCTTACCTTTTTAAAGAAGTTTGGTACATTGCTTCCCTTGTTATTTACGTAGCTGTTCAACCAATCACAGCAGGAATTCTCCCCAAAAAAGAAAAACTGCAATTAAAATCACTTGAAAGCCACGAAGGTGAAGAGTTACCAGAAGAGTATAAAAAGCTGGCAAAACAGGTGATCCCGTTTAATAATGTTTTACATGCATCTGCGGTTATTCTAATTGTTTTAATGACTGTAAAACCATTTTAA
- a CDS encoding HPr family phosphocarrier protein: MVEKQVEVNLKTGLQARPAALFVQEANRFASDVFLEKDGKKVNAKSIMGLMSLAVSTGAVINLIAEGNDEQEAVEALAKFVQQEG; the protein is encoded by the coding sequence ATGGTTGAAAAGCAAGTAGAAGTAAATCTTAAAACAGGTTTACAAGCACGTCCAGCTGCATTATTTGTTCAAGAAGCAAATCGTTTTGCATCTGATGTGTTTTTAGAAAAAGACGGCAAAAAAGTAAACGCAAAAAGTATTATGGGACTCATGAGCTTAGCAGTTAGCACTGGAGCAGTTATTAATTTAATTGCAGAGGGGAACGACGAGCAAGAGGCTGTTGAAGCTTTAGCGAAGTTTGTGCAGCAAGAAGGATAA
- a CDS encoding 8-oxo-dGTP diphosphatase: MKNLQRVTNCVLMEGNKVLLLQKPRRGWWVAPGGKMELGESVKDTVTREYREETGIYIKNPQLKGIFTFIIQDGKDIVSEWMMFTFLATDYQGTNVGESEEGTIKWHDKEAVQELPMAPGDHHILDYVMKGTGMLYGTFTYTPDFELLSYRLDPQ; encoded by the coding sequence GTGAAGAATTTGCAAAGAGTAACCAACTGCGTCTTAATGGAAGGAAACAAGGTTCTTCTCCTGCAAAAGCCTAGAAGAGGTTGGTGGGTAGCTCCCGGTGGGAAAATGGAACTGGGGGAATCTGTGAAGGATACTGTCACACGTGAATACAGGGAAGAAACAGGAATCTATATAAAAAACCCTCAATTAAAAGGTATTTTTACGTTCATCATACAAGATGGAAAAGATATTGTTTCAGAATGGATGATGTTTACCTTCTTAGCAACTGATTATCAAGGAACGAATGTAGGAGAATCAGAAGAAGGAACAATTAAATGGCATGATAAAGAAGCGGTTCAGGAGTTACCGATGGCACCAGGAGACCACCACATCCTGGATTATGTGATGAAAGGTACTGGAATGCTTTACGGGACCTTTACATATACTCCAGATTTTGAACTATTATCTTATCGCTTGGATCCACAATAA
- the clpP gene encoding ATP-dependent Clp endopeptidase proteolytic subunit ClpP, with the protein MNLIPTVIEQTNRGERAYDIYSRLLKDRIIMLGSGIDDNVANSIVSQLLFLEAEDPEKDISIYINSPGGSITAGMAIYDTMQFIKPQVSTICIGMAASMGAFLLAAGEKGKRYALPNSEVMIHQPLGGAQGQATEIEIAAKRILFLRDKLNRILSDRTGQDLEVIERDTERDNFMTADRALEYGLIDKVLDRNTLSK; encoded by the coding sequence ATGAATTTAATCCCTACAGTTATTGAACAAACAAACCGTGGTGAGCGTGCTTATGACATTTACTCCCGTCTTTTAAAGGACCGTATCATTATGCTTGGAAGCGGCATCGACGATAATGTTGCAAACTCAATTGTATCACAGCTACTGTTTTTAGAAGCTGAAGATCCAGAGAAAGATATCTCAATTTACATCAACAGCCCTGGTGGATCCATCACAGCAGGTATGGCAATCTACGATACAATGCAATTCATTAAACCACAAGTATCAACGATTTGTATTGGTATGGCTGCTTCAATGGGTGCATTCTTACTTGCAGCTGGTGAAAAAGGTAAACGTTATGCTCTTCCAAACAGTGAAGTGATGATTCACCAACCACTTGGTGGCGCACAAGGTCAAGCAACGGAAATCGAAATTGCTGCAAAACGTATCTTATTCTTACGGGACAAATTAAACAGAATTCTTTCTGATCGTACAGGTCAAGATCTAGAAGTTATCGAACGCGATACAGAGCGTGACAACTTCATGACTGCTGATCGTGCGTTAGAATATGGTTTAATTGACAAGGTGTTAGATCGTAATACGTTAAGTAAATAA
- the rpoN gene encoding RNA polymerase factor sigma-54 codes for MRIELVQQQTLKLNMTQELQQAISLLQYSSDDLLSYVQELTMENPLIEVRENDHSPFRQKPSSSTKQSFIENTLREKTSLREHLRQQLIDFSLNKNDRACLELLIQAIDSNGYVKDSLTDLASILGVSEELLESKLYFLQSLEPAGIGARSLQECILLQLRRLPARNELAETIISEHFRSFAEKSWKELSKKLDVKISEIQEIHDLVRQLEPRPGLKYESDDCTYVKPDMTIKLINGDWRILYNDELIPQLLISKPIECSGPFSLDEEAQSYYSKKLTQGKWLQRAIEQRKETMINVMKVIIQKQQEFFIHGKSHLRPLTLKEVADLLNIHESTVSRTVKDKFIQTPHGLVMMKTFFTNKLAEDNGEISSASVKMKLKKLIDSENKNKPLSDQKIANELKTLYDIGISRRTVTKYREQLNIPTSAIRKQY; via the coding sequence ATGAGAATAGAGTTAGTGCAACAACAAACATTAAAACTGAATATGACGCAAGAATTGCAGCAAGCCATTTCGTTATTGCAATATTCCTCAGATGATCTTCTTTCATATGTGCAAGAACTTACAATGGAAAATCCACTTATTGAAGTAAGAGAAAATGATCATTCTCCATTTCGTCAGAAACCATCATCTTCTACAAAACAATCCTTTATAGAGAATACTTTAAGAGAGAAAACAAGTTTACGTGAGCATCTACGTCAACAGCTAATTGATTTTTCTTTGAATAAAAATGACCGGGCTTGTCTTGAACTGTTAATACAGGCAATTGACTCAAATGGATATGTAAAGGACTCCCTTACAGATTTGGCTAGTATTTTGGGTGTTAGTGAGGAACTACTAGAAAGTAAACTATATTTCTTACAAAGCCTTGAGCCTGCAGGTATTGGTGCCCGTTCACTACAAGAATGTATTTTACTGCAGTTAAGACGTCTTCCTGCTCGTAATGAACTAGCTGAAACCATCATCTCTGAGCACTTTCGTTCATTTGCTGAAAAGTCATGGAAGGAATTATCGAAAAAATTGGATGTGAAGATTAGTGAAATACAAGAGATACATGATCTTGTTAGGCAGTTAGAACCGCGTCCAGGCTTAAAGTATGAGTCAGATGACTGCACATATGTTAAGCCCGATATGACAATTAAGCTGATAAATGGAGATTGGCGGATTCTTTATAATGATGAATTAATTCCACAGTTGCTCATAAGCAAGCCGATTGAATGTAGTGGCCCTTTTTCATTGGATGAAGAAGCACAAAGCTATTATTCTAAAAAACTAACACAAGGAAAATGGTTGCAAAGAGCGATCGAGCAGCGAAAAGAAACGATGATTAATGTAATGAAAGTAATTATTCAAAAGCAGCAAGAGTTTTTTATTCATGGGAAAAGTCATTTAAGACCTTTAACATTAAAGGAAGTTGCTGATCTTTTAAATATTCATGAATCAACAGTTAGTCGAACCGTGAAGGATAAGTTCATTCAAACACCACATGGCTTAGTGATGATGAAAACCTTTTTTACGAATAAGTTAGCAGAAGATAATGGCGAGATCTCCTCAGCATCAGTTAAAATGAAGCTGAAAAAATTAATAGATTCAGAGAATAAGAATAAGCCTCTTTCAGATCAAAAAATAGCTAATGAGTTAAAAACCTTGTATGATATTGGTATTTCCAGAAGAACCGTAACAAAATATAGAGAGCAACTAAATATTCCTACATCAGCTATAAGAAAACAGTATTAA
- a CDS encoding tetratricopeptide repeat protein, producing MGRQLSKQQKRAQVVPFLQDGQYYYNKGLKAYREYNYQKASKYLQKSIELDPNDSMKLSQLAAIYTDMGKYSQSNELLSHILEELDQDMTECHYLMANNYAHLGLFQEAYKCATEYANKEPYGEFTEENEDLIDLLTMEDDDEEPFLKDPDDLILKQDAAKSLLETSQFEEAILLLEEIVAEYPEFWSAHNNLSLAYFYVGEVEKAKEYLQTVLERNPGNLHAYCNLLVFYYYERQDDKVEELANTLSTVHPLLFEHRYKLGATFALVGYYPLAYKWLRSLHKQGYEGDEVFYYWLSYAAYFTGNVSFSEQMWERVLKENKDKAGSEPWNLNADSNQRVSNMTLEERLYAIFLAIQTKNLDQLYEYQSSAVPQSQLEKEFIKLALSKHFDSYDQVSSLYQIAESLFVHSEHDELFLFSFRILMKAYKQNYSLKNYQGWAAALDYVWRSQANQSITQTVIASEYGTSVSSVGKYVKLVKSILA from the coding sequence GTGGGAAGACAATTGAGCAAACAACAAAAAAGAGCACAGGTTGTCCCGTTTCTCCAAGATGGACAATATTACTATAATAAGGGCCTCAAGGCTTACCGTGAATATAACTATCAAAAGGCAAGTAAATATTTACAGAAGAGCATTGAGTTAGATCCGAATGACTCAATGAAGCTGTCTCAGCTAGCGGCCATCTATACAGATATGGGAAAATACAGCCAATCAAATGAATTGCTTTCACACATACTTGAAGAGCTTGATCAGGATATGACGGAATGTCATTATTTAATGGCAAATAATTACGCACATCTTGGATTGTTTCAGGAAGCCTACAAGTGTGCGACTGAATATGCAAATAAAGAGCCATATGGTGAGTTTACTGAAGAAAATGAAGATCTGATTGATCTTTTAACGATGGAAGATGATGATGAAGAGCCATTTTTAAAAGATCCTGATGATTTAATTTTAAAACAGGATGCGGCAAAATCACTACTTGAAACAAGTCAGTTTGAAGAAGCGATTTTACTTCTAGAAGAAATTGTTGCTGAATACCCTGAATTTTGGTCAGCACACAACAACTTATCTTTAGCCTATTTTTATGTAGGGGAAGTGGAAAAAGCTAAAGAGTACCTGCAAACTGTCCTTGAACGGAATCCGGGCAATTTACATGCTTATTGTAATCTTTTAGTATTCTATTATTATGAACGCCAGGATGACAAGGTTGAGGAGCTTGCAAATACTTTATCGACTGTACACCCGCTTTTATTCGAACATCGCTATAAATTAGGGGCAACATTCGCTTTAGTTGGTTATTATCCTTTAGCATACAAATGGCTTCGTTCATTACACAAACAAGGCTACGAAGGTGATGAGGTATTCTACTATTGGCTGTCATATGCAGCTTATTTTACAGGAAATGTATCATTCTCTGAGCAAATGTGGGAGCGAGTATTAAAGGAAAATAAAGATAAAGCAGGCTCTGAGCCGTGGAATTTGAACGCAGATTCAAATCAGCGAGTGAGCAATATGACACTAGAAGAGCGCCTATACGCGATTTTCTTGGCCATACAAACAAAAAATCTCGATCAACTATATGAATATCAATCATCAGCTGTCCCACAATCACAGCTAGAAAAAGAGTTTATCAAACTAGCCTTATCTAAACACTTTGATTCATATGATCAGGTCTCGTCTCTCTATCAAATAGCAGAGTCTTTATTCGTGCATTCCGAGCATGATGAATTATTTTTGTTCTCATTCCGTATTTTAATGAAAGCTTATAAACAAAATTACTCGCTAAAAAACTACCAAGGCTGGGCTGCTGCTCTGGACTATGTATGGAGAAGCCAAGCAAACCAGTCAATTACACAAACTGTTATTGCTTCTGAGTACGGCACATCGGTATCGTCTGTAGGGAAGTATGTAAAGCTTGTGAAGAGTATTTTAGCTTAA
- a CDS encoding DUF3231 family protein produces MDKMEHHIDLTSAELAALWTSYMTESASNPVLKYFSKIVVDEEIKQVINFSLQKSTEHLLTLKEIFNKENYPIPIGFSDEDINFDAPRLYSDTYMLYFIRNLGKAGIAADGMAFSMSARKDIRNLYFHYLVEAAQVEDVAKEVMLSKGLYIRPPYIAVPDHPDMVKKQSFLRGWFGERRTLTADEIAHIYMNHTNNANGKALLIGFAQTAGSEELRNHFVRGIDLAKSIMESLRQILEESTLPSPMTWDTEVTDSTVAPFSDKLMLFHVMSLNGIGLGNIGGSLALSFRRDVAAKYLKMMKDIGLYAEDGVNIMIKNEWFERPPQAIDRENLSKKD; encoded by the coding sequence ATGGATAAAATGGAACATCATATCGACTTAACATCAGCAGAGCTTGCTGCGCTGTGGACATCCTATATGACCGAGAGTGCATCGAATCCAGTATTGAAGTATTTTAGCAAAATTGTAGTAGATGAAGAAATAAAACAAGTAATTAACTTTAGTTTACAAAAGTCTACTGAACATCTTTTAACATTAAAAGAGATTTTTAATAAAGAGAACTACCCAATTCCCATTGGCTTTTCTGATGAAGATATTAACTTTGATGCGCCGAGATTATATTCTGATACGTACATGCTTTACTTTATTCGCAACTTGGGTAAAGCTGGAATTGCTGCAGATGGAATGGCATTTTCTATGAGTGCTAGAAAAGATATTAGGAACTTATATTTTCATTATTTGGTTGAAGCAGCACAGGTAGAAGATGTTGCAAAAGAAGTTATGCTCTCAAAAGGACTTTATATTCGCCCGCCGTACATCGCAGTTCCAGATCATCCTGATATGGTTAAAAAGCAAAGTTTCCTACGAGGTTGGTTTGGTGAACGAAGAACATTAACAGCAGATGAAATTGCCCACATCTACATGAATCACACAAACAACGCAAACGGAAAAGCCTTGTTAATTGGGTTTGCCCAGACAGCTGGTTCTGAAGAGCTTAGAAACCACTTTGTAAGAGGAATTGATTTAGCAAAGTCCATTATGGAATCTTTACGGCAAATTTTAGAAGAAAGCACACTTCCTTCCCCAATGACATGGGATACAGAAGTAACAGATTCAACGGTTGCCCCTTTTTCAGATAAACTAATGTTATTTCACGTTATGTCATTAAACGGGATAGGTTTGGGGAATATTGGGGGCTCGCTAGCTTTATCGTTTAGACGTGATGTAGCTGCAAAATACTTAAAAATGATGAAAGACATAGGATTATATGCAGAAGACGGTGTAAATATCATGATTAAAAATGAATGGTTTGAGAGGCCACCCCAGGCTATTGATCGAGAAAACTTATCTAAAAAAGACTAA
- the trxB gene encoding thioredoxin-disulfide reductase: protein MSEEKIYDVIIAGAGPAGMTAAVYTSRANLSTLMIERGVPGGQMANTEEVENYPGFDHILGPELSTKMFDHAKKFGAEYAYGDIQEIIDGEEYKTVKAGKKEYKTRAIIIATGAEYKKIGVPGEKELGGRGVSYCAVCDGAFFKGKELVVVGGGDSAVEEGVYLTRFASKVTIVHRRDELRAQKILQQRAFDNEKIDFIWNHTVKEIHDVDGKVGKVTLVNTQNGEEQEFKTDGVFIYIGMVPLSKPFESLGITNEMGYIETNDRMETRVEGIFAAGDIREKMLRQIVTATGDGSIAAQSAQHYVEELVEKLKVSK from the coding sequence GTGTCAGAAGAAAAAATTTATGACGTCATTATTGCAGGAGCAGGTCCCGCTGGAATGACAGCTGCTGTTTATACGTCTCGTGCAAATTTATCAACGTTAATGATTGAGCGTGGAGTACCGGGCGGCCAAATGGCAAACACAGAGGAAGTTGAAAACTATCCGGGCTTTGATCATATATTAGGACCAGAATTATCAACGAAAATGTTTGATCATGCGAAGAAATTCGGTGCAGAATATGCGTACGGAGATATTCAGGAAATTATTGATGGTGAAGAATACAAAACAGTAAAAGCTGGGAAAAAAGAATATAAAACAAGAGCAATCATTATTGCAACAGGTGCAGAATACAAAAAAATCGGTGTTCCTGGAGAGAAAGAACTAGGTGGACGTGGCGTATCTTATTGCGCAGTTTGTGATGGTGCTTTCTTTAAAGGAAAAGAATTAGTCGTTGTTGGCGGAGGGGATTCAGCAGTTGAAGAGGGTGTTTATTTAACTCGATTCGCTTCAAAGGTTACAATTGTTCACCGTCGTGATGAATTAAGAGCGCAAAAAATTCTTCAGCAGCGTGCATTTGATAATGAAAAGATCGACTTTATCTGGAATCATACAGTAAAAGAAATTCATGATGTAGACGGCAAGGTTGGCAAAGTGACCTTAGTGAACACGCAAAATGGAGAAGAACAAGAATTCAAAACAGATGGTGTGTTCATTTATATCGGAATGGTTCCACTATCAAAGCCGTTTGAAAGCCTTGGGATTACGAACGAAATGGGCTATATTGAAACAAATGACCGTATGGAAACAAGAGTTGAGGGGATTTTTGCAGCTGGAGATATCCGTGAAAAAATGCTCCGTCAAATTGTGACAGCTACAGGTGACGGTAGTATTGCGGCACAAAGTGCTCAACACTATGTAGAAGAGCTTGTTGAAAAGCTTAAAGTAAGTAAATAA
- the rapZ gene encoding RNase adapter RapZ has protein sequence MSVEQNEQQFSQQDVQMVIITGMSGAGKTVAIQSFEDLGYFCVDNLPPTLLPKFLELMKESGSKMNKVALVMDLRGREFFDSLFKALDDLPENSWVTPHILFLDAKDSTLVTRYKETRRSHPLASKGLPLEGIGLERDLLEEMKGRAQLIYDTSDLKPRELREKILKQFSSSVQHTFTVNVTSFGFKYGIPIDADLVFDVRFLPNPHYIEHMRPKTGLQEEVSSYVLKWNETQKFLEKLIDLLTFMLPYYKREGKSQIVIAIGCTGGQHRSVTLAEYLAKHFHQDYHTQVSHRDIEKRKNH, from the coding sequence ATGAGTGTCGAGCAGAATGAGCAGCAATTTTCACAGCAAGATGTACAGATGGTTATTATTACTGGTATGTCTGGCGCAGGAAAAACAGTAGCCATTCAAAGTTTTGAAGACCTAGGTTACTTCTGTGTGGACAACTTGCCGCCAACCCTTTTACCGAAGTTTTTGGAGTTAATGAAAGAATCTGGCTCTAAAATGAATAAAGTTGCATTAGTTATGGATCTTCGTGGAAGAGAGTTTTTCGATAGTTTGTTTAAAGCACTTGATGATCTACCGGAAAACTCATGGGTAACTCCCCATATTTTATTCCTTGATGCAAAAGATTCTACTCTTGTCACAAGATATAAGGAAACAAGACGCTCCCATCCTTTAGCTTCTAAAGGTCTTCCATTAGAAGGGATTGGCTTAGAACGAGATTTGTTAGAAGAAATGAAGGGTAGAGCTCAATTAATTTATGATACATCAGATTTAAAGCCAAGAGAGCTACGTGAAAAGATCCTTAAACAATTTTCATCAAGTGTTCAGCACACGTTTACCGTGAATGTAACATCATTTGGATTTAAATATGGAATCCCAATCGATGCTGATCTTGTCTTTGACGTTCGTTTCCTACCAAATCCTCATTATATAGAACATATGAGGCCAAAAACAGGCTTGCAGGAAGAGGTTTCTTCATACGTGTTAAAGTGGAATGAAACACAAAAGTTTCTTGAAAAGCTTATAGATTTGCTCACGTTCATGCTGCCTTATTATAAACGTGAAGGAAAAAGTCAAATTGTTATTGCGATTGGTTGCACAGGAGGTCAACATCGCTCAGTAACACTCGCTGAATATCTTGCAAAACATTTTCACCAAGACTATCATACTCAAGTCTCACACCGAGATATTGAGAAGAGAAAGAATCACTAA
- the hisIE gene encoding bifunctional phosphoribosyl-AMP cyclohydrolase/phosphoribosyl-ATP diphosphatase HisIE has product MNVKFDQNGLVPAIVQDAASKEVLTLAYMNEESLQKTLDTKETWFYSRSRQELWHKGATSGNTQKVVEMRYDCDQDAILVLVQPQGPACHTGAYTCFSETIEKQEVSPAQDRFQILNTLEKLIAERESELPEGSYTTYLFTEGVDKILKKVGEEAGEVIIASKNRDHDELKWEVADLLFHLMVLLREQKLPLDDVLKVLEERHASK; this is encoded by the coding sequence ATGAACGTTAAATTTGACCAAAATGGCTTGGTTCCGGCAATCGTACAAGATGCGGCAAGTAAAGAAGTGTTAACACTAGCTTATATGAACGAAGAATCCTTACAAAAAACGTTGGATACGAAGGAAACTTGGTTTTACAGCCGTTCTAGACAAGAGCTTTGGCATAAAGGTGCAACGTCTGGGAATACGCAAAAAGTGGTTGAAATGAGATATGATTGTGATCAAGATGCCATTCTTGTCCTTGTTCAGCCTCAAGGTCCAGCATGTCATACAGGTGCATATACATGCTTTAGTGAAACAATTGAGAAACAAGAAGTTTCTCCTGCTCAAGACCGTTTCCAGATTTTAAATACATTAGAGAAATTAATTGCTGAACGTGAAAGTGAGCTGCCGGAAGGATCTTATACAACATACTTATTCACTGAAGGTGTAGATAAAATTTTGAAGAAGGTCGGAGAAGAAGCAGGGGAAGTAATTATTGCTTCTAAAAACCGTGACCATGATGAGTTGAAATGGGAAGTGGCTGATTTGCTATTTCACTTAATGGTTTTATTACGAGAGCAGAAGCTACCTTTAGATGACGTGTTAAAGGTATTAGAGGAGAGACATGCGTCAAAATAA
- a CDS encoding gluconeogenesis factor YvcK family protein, with protein MTEHLPKVVIIGGGTGLSVLLRGLKHFPVDITAIVTVADDGGSSGRLRNELNIPPPGDIRNVLAALSDVEPLVEELFQHRFNKGNNLIGHSLGNLILAAMTNITGDFVHAIKEMSTVLNVRGKVLPAANSSVVLNAEMEDGTIVSGESKIPFSGKRIKKVFLSPTEIEPLPETIDVIREADLIVIGPGSLYTSILPNLLVPKIGEEVCKAKAKKVYICNVMTQAGETLNYSASDHVKALYEHMNESFIDTILVNEEEIPENIKSLYEEELAKPVHYDIERLKLLGLEVITDNIVCYENSVIRHDTNKVAKLLYGILQED; from the coding sequence ATGACAGAACATTTGCCTAAAGTTGTGATTATCGGGGGCGGTACAGGGTTATCCGTTTTATTAAGAGGGTTAAAGCACTTTCCTGTTGATATTACGGCCATTGTGACTGTTGCTGATGATGGCGGGAGCTCGGGCAGGCTCCGAAATGAGTTGAACATTCCACCTCCTGGAGATATACGAAATGTATTAGCTGCTTTATCTGATGTTGAACCACTTGTTGAAGAACTATTTCAACATCGCTTCAATAAAGGGAATAATCTCATTGGCCATTCCTTAGGGAATCTCATTTTAGCTGCTATGACGAATATTACTGGTGATTTTGTTCATGCAATCAAAGAAATGAGTACTGTCTTAAATGTACGTGGAAAAGTTTTACCAGCTGCTAATTCTAGTGTTGTGTTAAACGCAGAAATGGAGGATGGCACAATTGTATCAGGAGAATCAAAAATTCCTTTCTCAGGTAAAAGAATTAAAAAGGTGTTTTTGAGTCCTACCGAAATTGAGCCTCTTCCTGAAACAATTGATGTGATCAGAGAAGCTGATTTAATTGTCATTGGTCCAGGCAGCTTGTACACAAGTATCCTACCGAATCTTCTTGTACCGAAAATAGGAGAAGAAGTTTGCAAAGCAAAAGCGAAAAAGGTATATATCTGCAATGTGATGACACAGGCGGGGGAAACATTAAATTACTCTGCAAGTGACCATGTGAAAGCATTGTATGAGCATATGAATGAATCATTTATTGATACCATTCTCGTAAATGAAGAAGAAATACCTGAGAACATAAAGTCATTATATGAGGAGGAGCTTGCGAAGCCTGTTCATTATGATATTGAAAGGTTAAAATTACTAGGTCTTGAAGTGATAACAGACAATATTGTTTGTTATGAGAATAGTGTCATTCGACATGACACAAATAAAGTTGCAAAGCTATTATATGGAATTCTTCAAGAAGACTAA